DNA sequence from the Terriglobia bacterium genome:
GGCCACGGCCATGATACCCGACATGACCATGCTGATGGCAATGATCCCCGGCAGCAGCAGCACCTTGTACTGCCCGGACATCAGGCCGCTCGTCGTCATCACACGTCCGAAGATAAAGACGAAAAACATCGGCTGCAGCAACGTCTGGACGAGGATCGTCACGAAGTTGCGGCGCGCGACGTGTGCGTCGCGCGCCAGCATGGCCAGAAAGGTTTTTGGATTCATTCGCGCAGGCTCCTTCCCGTGTGATGCAGAAACAGATTCTCGAGGCTTGGCTCCGAGATGTGTACGTCGCGGATGCCGACGCGCGCCTCCGTTGCGAGGCTTGCCACTTCGGGGACAAGCGAGCCGCCGCGGTCCGCGTAGATGTAGACAGTGCCGTCGCCGCGGGGCCGAACTTCCGTGACGCCCTCCAGCCGCTCGAGCCCCTGCAGGAGCTCCGGCGTCGGCGCGTCAAACTGCAGCTGCAGCAGAAAGCCCCCCGGCACAGATTGCTTAAGTTCCTGGGGCGTGCCCAGGGCAATGATTTTGCCGTGATCCACAATGGCCACGCGCCGGCACAGCGCGTCCGCCTCCTCCATATTGTGGGTCGTGAGCAGGATGGTCTTGCCGCGCGCATGATACTCGCGGATGATGTCCCAAAGCAGCAGCCGTGTCTGCGGATCCAGGCCCGCGCTCGGCTCATCCAGAAACAGGACTTCCGGGTCATGCATCATGGCCCGGGCAATCGAGAGCCGCTGCAGCATTCCGCCGGAAAAGCCGAGCAGCATCTCATTGGCCCGCTCGGTCAGCTTGAACCGGTCGAGCAACTCGGCGGCGCGCCGCGTGCGCTGCGCCGGGGGAACCTGAAAGTAGGCCCCGTGAAAGACGAGGATTTCCCGGGCGGTCAAACTGAAATCGAGATTCGGCCGCTGCGGCACCACGCCAATCAAGCGCTTGACCTGCACCAGTTCCTGCCACACGTTGTGGGCGCCGATCCAGGCCGTGCCGTCTGTGGGACGGACCCGGGTGGTGAGAATGCCCACGGTCGTGGTCTTGCCGGCGCCATTGGGCCCGAGCAGCCCGAAAATTTCGCCGGCGCCGACTTCGAGTGAGATCCCGTCCAGCGCCACAACCCGAATTGCCTGCTTCTTGCGCCGGAACCCGCCCATGCTGTGGGCGGCGCCCCGCATCCCGGCAGCGGCCAGCGGGGGCGCAGAGGTGTAGATTTTCTTGAGATTTTCCATGCGAATACTGACGGACATTCAATCCTCCCCGACCGTTCGCAATCAATCATTCAACTCTTCCAGCTCGCGGCGCGCCTGCTCGAGAATTTCCCGGATCCGCTCCCGGCGAACCGGGTCTTCGGCGGCGTGCGTAACAGCCCGGAATGTGGCCTTCATGAGGGCACCCAGGGGGACAGCGATGAGCGCGGCTTCAGGCCCCATCCATTGGGACCAATCCTCCCAGCGCGCCGCCCGGTTCCAGATGCCGCGCACGGTATCGCTTTCCCGCTCGAGCTCGGCCTTCCCGGCGTCGGTAAGCCGATATACCCGCTTGCCCGCCTGGGGCTCTGAGACAATCAGGCCTTCGTCCTCGAGCAATTGAAGCGTCGGGTAGACCGTCCCGGCACTCGCGCGGTAGAGACCGCCGGAACGCGCCTCCAGCTCCTTGATCAGCTCGTATCCATGCTTGGGTCCCTCATTCAGGAGCGAAAGAATCGCGAGTCGGACTTCGCCCGTCTCGAAAAACCTGCCGCGTTGACCCCAGGGGCCAAATGAACTCCACC
Encoded proteins:
- a CDS encoding ATP-binding cassette domain-containing protein, with amino-acid sequence MGGFRRKKQAIRVVALDGISLEVGAGEIFGLLGPNGAGKTTTVGILTTRVRPTDGTAWIGAHNVWQELVQVKRLIGVVPQRPNLDFSLTAREILVFHGAYFQVPPAQRTRRAAELLDRFKLTERANEMLLGFSGGMLQRLSIARAMMHDPEVLFLDEPSAGLDPQTRLLLWDIIREYHARGKTILLTTHNMEEADALCRRVAIVDHGKIIALGTPQELKQSVPGGFLLQLQFDAPTPELLQGLERLEGVTEVRPRGDGTVYIYADRGGSLVPEVASLATEARVGIRDVHISEPSLENLFLHHTGRSLRE
- a CDS encoding PadR family transcriptional regulator; this encodes MWQARQLTDSIYRTILSPDIALDDEVNIMRVHGWGFYKGRWSSFGPWGQRGRFFETGEVRLAILSLLNEGPKHGYELIKELEARSGGLYRASAGTVYPTLQLLEDEGLIVSEPQAGKRVYRLTDAGKAELERESDTVRGIWNRAARWEDWSQWMGPEAALIAVPLGALMKATFRAVTHAAEDPVRRERIREILEQARRELEELND